A single genomic interval of Hemiscyllium ocellatum isolate sHemOce1 chromosome 44, sHemOce1.pat.X.cur, whole genome shotgun sequence harbors:
- the naa38 gene encoding N-alpha-acetyltransferase 38, NatC auxiliary subunit codes for MADSNVAMASNSRQMLESLLNKSMRIQMTDGRTLIGLFLCTDRDCNVILGSAQEYLKSTDSLAHGEPRVLGLAMIPGHHIVSIEVEMDSVSSPPYM; via the exons ATGGCAGACAGCAATGTGGCCATGGCCTCCAACTCCAGGCAGATGTTGGAGAGCTTACTGAACAAAAGTATGAGGATCCAAATGACCGATGGCAGGACATTGATTGGTCTTTTCCTGTGCACCGACCGGGACTGCAACGTCATTTTGGGCTCAGCCCAGGAGTACCTGAAATCAACAG ATTCCTTGGCACACGGTGAGCCACGGGTGCTGGGTCTGGCCATGATCCCTGGGCATCACATTGTTTCCATCGAGGTTGAAATGGACAGTGTGTCAAGCCCACCGTATATGTGA